The Coffea arabica cultivar ET-39 chromosome 1e, Coffea Arabica ET-39 HiFi, whole genome shotgun sequence genome has a window encoding:
- the LOC113700834 gene encoding 7-deoxyloganic acid hydroxylase-like, producing the protein MEVMGFKLIAILGFVGYAIYWLYGMLDLYWFRPKKLEKCLREQGLKGNPYRLLRGDLYESAKLLREAHSKPIQLGDNIVKRTMPEVYNSVQSHGKNSFMWIGRFPKITVTDPTLAKDALVRHATFHKSFHDLDPLIHILFGGMGAVEGEEWAKYRKITNPAFTLEKLKSMLPLFQSSCIDAVNKWTSVIPEGGAAEVDVWPGVESISATSISTSLFGIGGEEGKKIVGLLKELANHTWEKVNSVYFPGKRFLPTKSNLRMRALDRELRVKITDIINRKLKAMQAGESGGADFVGLLLESNLNEIKLQGNQKSAGLSIEDIYAVCKLFYWAGQDTSSTLVLWTLVLLSKHTEWQDRAREEVLQVFGDKMPDYDGINHLKIVSMILNEVLRLYPPLAELSKVASEDTLLGKYLIPAGVQVMMPQILLHYDPELWGDDVLEFKPERFSEGIMKATKIQGAYFPFSFGPRMCIGNNFALYSIKMAIAIILRTLSSELSPSYVHAPIRRVTVQPQYGAHLILRRLKNHN; encoded by the exons ATGGAAGTCATGGGGTTCAAATTAATAGCAATCTTGGGATTCGTAGGTTATGCCATTTACTGGCTTTATGGGATGCTTGATTTGTACTGGTTCAGACCAAAGAAGCTTGAGAAATGCCTTAGGGAACAAGGTTTGAAAGGGAACCCCTACAGGCTATTACGAGGAGACCTCTATGAAAGTGCAAAATTACTCAGGGAAGCTCATTCCAAGCCTATTCAGCTTGGAGACAATATCGTAAAACGCACGATGCCCGAAGTCTACAACTCTGTCCAATCTCATG GAAAAAATTCTTTCATGTGGATTGGAAGATTCCCCAAGATAACAGTGACAGATCCAACACTAGCCAAAGACGCCTTGGTTAGACACGCGACATTTCACAAGAGTTTTCACGATCTTGATCCACTCATCCACATCCTTTTCGGTGGAATGGGCGCTGTAGAGGGTGAAGAATGGGCCAAGTATAGAAAGATCACTAACCCTGCTTTCACTTTGGAAAAGTTAAAG AGCATGTTACCACTGTTTCAATCGAGCTGCATCGATGCGGTTAACAAATGGACTAGTGTGATTCCTGAGGGGGGTGCAGCAGAGGTGGACGTGTGGCCTGGAGTTGAATCGATTTCAGCAACTTCAATTTCAACATCACTATTTGGGATTGGCGgcgaagaaggaaaaaagattgTCGGGCTTCTGAAAGAACTTGCCAATCATACGTGGGAAAAAGTAAACTCAGTTTACTTTCCAGGAAAGAG GTTTCTGCCAACTAAGAGCAATCTCAGGATGAGAGCATTAGACAGAGAATTAAGAGTTAAGATTACAGACATCATCAATAGAAAGTTGAAGGCAATGCAGGCAGGAGAATCTGGTGGTGCTGACTTCGTGGGGTTATTGTTGGAATCCAATCTCAATGAGATCAAGCTGCAGGGCAACCAAAAAAGTGCAGGATTGAGCATTGAAGATATCTATGCTGTGTGCAAACTGTTCTATTGGGCAGGGCAGGACACCAGCTCAACTTTGGTCCTCTGGACACTCGTCCTCTTGAGTAAGCACACTGAGTGGCAGGACCGTGCAAGAGAAGAAGTTCTCCAAGTTTTTGGGGACAAAATGCCGGACTATGATGGTATAAACCACCTGAAAATT GTATCTATGATCTTGAACGAGGTTCTACGGTTATATCCGCCACTAGCTGAGCTCTCCAAAGTGGCTTCCGAAGATACACTACTTGGGAAGTATTTGATTCCAGCTGGAGTACAGGTCATGATGCCACAAATTCTGCTCCATTATGACCCTGAATTATGGGGTGATGATGTCTTGGAATTCAAACCAGAGAGATTTTCTGAAGGGATTATGAAGGCAACAAAAATCCAGGGTGCTTATTTTCCCTTCAGCTTCGGACCAAGGATGTGCATTGGGAATAACTTTGCACTGTACTCGATAAAAATGGCTATCGCAATAATCCTACGTACTCTTTCCTCAGAGCTCTCTCCATCTTATGTCCATGCCCCGATTAGACGTGTCACCGTGCAGCCTCAGTATGGAGCTCATTTAATCTTGCGCAGGCTCAAGAACCATAATTAA